The following coding sequences are from one Cryomorphaceae bacterium 1068 window:
- a CDS encoding alpha/beta fold hydrolase: protein MKRIYMILAILAALISFNSAKAQELVSAELVFNYNTALISFLGFPLPVEYAVDFYRITYTTTDTDGEPTIASGAFTLPVSGSCNSFPMVAYCHGTVLKRYDVPSERNFESLVVTVLSSAGYIGIAPDYLGLGVDEGVHPYVHAESQATATIDLISAVREFLGTSDMQDNGEVFITGYSQGGHASMAALKYAQENDLVDELGIVAGAPLSGPYNMSGSQSEVILSGEPYSNPGYIIYLLVGYNSVYGNLYTELSDIVQEPYADLVAPYFDGEQDEFEMTVVNALLPGNIDELLRDSVLTNFETNPNHPLRVALEDNDLFDWSPEMPLRMFYCDGDEQVAFTNSTTTDQIMNDNGAEDVASENVLPGANHGGCVEPALFATYEFFDGLASGCSSTLSVTDAAEESIAIWPNPARDVVQIIFALGSGQMALYDVNGRLLKEQIVNSELSTFDVSDLPNGNYILTITHNGAQYGTLLVVKK, encoded by the coding sequence ATGAAAAGAATCTACATGATATTGGCAATCTTAGCAGCACTGATCAGCTTCAATTCCGCTAAGGCTCAAGAACTCGTTTCAGCTGAACTGGTATTTAACTACAACACCGCTTTAATCAGCTTCCTTGGCTTCCCCCTTCCTGTCGAATATGCGGTAGATTTCTACCGAATAACATATACTACTACAGATACTGATGGAGAACCTACTATCGCATCAGGAGCCTTTACCCTGCCCGTATCCGGCTCATGCAATTCTTTCCCTATGGTGGCTTATTGTCACGGTACCGTTCTCAAACGTTATGATGTGCCGTCTGAGCGCAACTTCGAGAGCTTGGTAGTTACCGTGCTATCATCAGCGGGATATATTGGAATTGCTCCTGATTATTTGGGATTAGGGGTTGATGAAGGTGTTCACCCCTATGTTCACGCGGAATCTCAAGCAACGGCTACCATAGATTTAATCAGCGCTGTGAGAGAATTCTTGGGAACATCGGATATGCAAGACAATGGAGAGGTATTCATCACCGGCTATTCACAAGGAGGCCATGCATCAATGGCGGCCCTTAAGTATGCACAAGAGAATGATCTGGTGGATGAACTAGGCATTGTAGCAGGTGCACCATTGAGCGGCCCATATAATATGTCTGGCTCTCAATCTGAAGTTATTTTGAGCGGAGAGCCCTATTCTAACCCCGGTTACATCATTTATCTCTTAGTTGGTTACAACAGCGTTTACGGAAACCTTTACACTGAATTAAGCGACATCGTTCAAGAACCTTATGCCGACCTCGTAGCACCTTATTTTGACGGTGAGCAAGACGAATTTGAAATGACGGTAGTCAATGCGCTTCTTCCCGGAAATATCGACGAACTGCTAAGAGATTCAGTACTGACTAATTTTGAGACCAACCCGAATCATCCGCTCAGAGTAGCACTTGAAGACAATGATCTATTCGACTGGTCTCCCGAAATGCCGCTGCGCATGTTTTATTGCGATGGGGACGAGCAGGTAGCTTTCACCAATAGTACCACCACCGATCAAATCATGAACGATAATGGCGCCGAGGATGTAGCTTCTGAAAATGTACTACCTGGAGCCAATCACGGAGGATGTGTTGAACCTGCCCTCTTCGCGACTTATGAATTCTTTGATGGATTGGCTTCCGGATGCTCTTCTACCTTATCGGTAACTGATGCAGCTGAAGAGTCAATTGCCATATGGCCAAATCCCGCGCGAGATGTAGTACAAATAATCTTTGCTCTTGGCTCAGGCCAAATGGCACTTTACGATGTGAATGGTCGATTGCTCAAAGAGCAAATCGTGAACTCGGAGTTGTCCACTTTCGACGTGAGCGATTTGCCAAACGGGAATTATATTTTGACGATTACTCACAACGGTGCTCAGTATGGAACTTTACTCGTTGTAAAAAAATAA
- a CDS encoding HD domain-containing protein — protein MDFNDHKVILDMPIFKTLSEVADETGTEAYVIGGFVRDLLLGREVKDLDVVTVGNGIDFAQCVSKKLDNQPVKVFKNFGTAMLKFEEWDLEFVGARKESYVRDSRKPEVEPGTLRDDQLRRDFSINALAISLNNYDRGELSDPFNGVADLKSGIIRTPTDPHTTFSDDPLRMMRAIRFATQLGFTIEKSSLAAISEMKQRIEIVSAERISVELNKIIMAKKPSIGFKLLFKTGLLNEFFPELVSLQGVEEQNGIRHKDNFYHTLEVLDNVAAESDNLWLRWSAILHDIAKPPTKRFHQGIGWTFHGHEDKGARMAPKIFKRLKLPLDHQLKYVQKMVALHLRPIALTKEEATDSAIRRLLFDAGDDIDDLMILCKSDITSKNEKKVRKYLSNYERVKERLIEVEEKDKVRNWQPPISGDEIMSFFGIKPSREVGIIKNSIKEAILEGEISNDPEEARQFMLKEGEKLGLAPKN, from the coding sequence ATGGATTTTAATGACCACAAAGTAATCTTGGATATGCCGATATTCAAGACGCTGTCGGAAGTTGCTGACGAAACAGGAACTGAGGCGTACGTCATTGGTGGTTTCGTTCGAGACCTCCTATTGGGTCGGGAAGTCAAAGACTTGGATGTGGTAACCGTCGGAAATGGCATTGACTTCGCTCAGTGTGTGAGCAAAAAATTGGACAACCAACCCGTCAAGGTTTTTAAAAACTTTGGGACTGCAATGCTCAAATTTGAAGAGTGGGATTTGGAATTCGTTGGAGCAAGGAAAGAAAGCTACGTAAGAGATTCGAGGAAGCCTGAAGTTGAGCCCGGAACCTTGCGCGACGATCAACTGCGTCGAGATTTTTCCATCAACGCATTGGCCATTAGCCTGAATAATTACGATCGAGGTGAACTATCTGATCCATTCAATGGGGTCGCTGATTTGAAATCAGGTATTATCCGTACCCCGACCGACCCGCACACCACTTTTAGCGATGACCCTTTGCGAATGATGAGGGCCATTCGTTTCGCCACTCAGCTAGGATTTACGATTGAAAAAAGTTCTCTTGCTGCGATAAGTGAAATGAAGCAGCGTATTGAAATTGTTAGTGCAGAAAGGATAAGCGTAGAATTGAATAAGATCATCATGGCGAAGAAGCCATCAATTGGTTTTAAGCTGCTATTCAAAACGGGACTATTGAATGAGTTTTTTCCTGAGCTAGTCAGCCTTCAAGGAGTTGAAGAGCAAAATGGAATCCGCCATAAGGATAATTTTTACCACACACTCGAGGTGTTGGACAATGTAGCTGCTGAATCGGATAATCTCTGGCTTAGATGGAGTGCCATCCTTCACGATATTGCTAAACCACCTACGAAGCGTTTTCACCAGGGAATAGGCTGGACCTTTCACGGACATGAGGACAAAGGCGCTCGAATGGCTCCAAAAATTTTCAAACGGCTCAAACTTCCATTGGATCATCAATTGAAATACGTGCAGAAGATGGTTGCACTGCACTTACGCCCTATTGCACTTACCAAAGAAGAAGCAACAGACTCAGCTATTCGCAGACTACTCTTTGATGCAGGAGACGACATTGACGACTTGATGATCCTCTGTAAATCTGACATCACTTCTAAAAATGAGAAGAAAGTCAGAAAGTACCTGTCTAATTACGAACGGGTAAAAGAGCGCTTGATAGAAGTAGAAGAAAAAGACAAGGTGCGCAATTGGCAGCCACCTATTTCAGGGGATGAGATTATGAGCTTTTTTGGCATAAAGCCGTCGAGAGAAGTAGGGATCATAAAGAATAGCATCAAGGAGGCTATCTTGGAAGGAGAAATTTCCAATGATCCCGAGGAAGCTCGGCAATTCATGCTGAAAGAAGGAGAGAAACTAGGGCTTGCGCCGAAAAATTAA
- a CDS encoding Sua5/YciO/YrdC/YwlC family protein, whose protein sequence is MEKINQDNGHLKIVEGNLLVAPTSAGWSLLCHARNNDALKTLRSLKNRGAESGFTVLVESDARLNRLVTDIPSIAWDILDTSDGDLILILPGGRNVDKQALAADGSIAIRLVKDPAERKLVQMVNGPVACTALLDASGLAVDKPEDAENSLLEEVDYLLNLPTLSKFKDKKQIPIVKLSLDGEVKIIRP, encoded by the coding sequence TTGGAAAAAATAAATCAAGATAATGGCCATCTTAAAATAGTAGAAGGAAACCTTCTCGTTGCTCCAACTTCGGCCGGATGGAGCCTGTTGTGTCACGCCCGAAACAACGATGCTTTAAAAACATTGCGTAGTTTGAAAAATCGCGGCGCAGAAAGTGGATTTACTGTTTTAGTGGAAAGTGATGCTCGGTTAAATCGATTGGTTACCGATATTCCCTCGATAGCTTGGGATATACTGGACACAAGCGATGGCGATTTGATTTTGATCTTACCAGGAGGAAGAAATGTGGATAAACAAGCTTTGGCAGCCGATGGCAGCATTGCCATTAGATTGGTAAAAGATCCAGCAGAAAGAAAGCTAGTTCAAATGGTAAATGGTCCCGTTGCCTGCACCGCTTTGCTCGATGCATCAGGTTTAGCTGTCGATAAACCTGAAGATGCTGAAAATTCGCTCTTGGAAGAGGTAGATTATCTTCTAAATTTGCCCACCCTTTCAAAATTCAAGGACAAAAAGCAGATTCCCATTGTCAAGCTGAGCCTGGACGGGGAAGTGAAAATCATTCGACCCTGA
- a CDS encoding ATP-dependent Clp protease proteolytic subunit, producing MSEKEKEDKKKDPGLSKLIEDQYVKDRKVFLWGGVDDDSAKHVIDRLLYLDAKHPGKDITLIINSPGGYVTSGFAIYDTMKTLKSPVSTVCMGLAASMGSILLSAGEKGKRFIYPMAKVMIHQPSGGARGQSTDIEIQANEILKTKQIGAEILAENCGQTVEKIMKDFNRDYWMDADESLKYGIVDKVMKY from the coding sequence ATGAGCGAAAAGGAAAAAGAAGATAAAAAGAAAGATCCCGGTCTTTCTAAATTAATTGAAGATCAATATGTCAAAGACCGCAAAGTATTTCTTTGGGGTGGGGTAGATGATGATTCTGCGAAGCATGTCATTGACCGTTTGCTTTACTTAGATGCCAAGCATCCGGGTAAGGATATAACATTGATCATCAACAGTCCGGGTGGATATGTCACTTCGGGTTTTGCCATTTACGATACTATGAAAACCCTCAAGAGTCCTGTTAGCACCGTGTGCATGGGACTAGCTGCTTCAATGGGAAGTATTTTGCTTTCTGCAGGTGAAAAGGGAAAAAGATTCATTTACCCGATGGCCAAGGTGATGATTCACCAGCCTAGTGGTGGGGCAAGAGGTCAATCTACTGATATTGAAATTCAAGCCAATGAGATTTTGAAAACGAAGCAAATCGGCGCTGAAATACTCGCTGAGAATTGCGGACAAACTGTAGAGAAAATCATGAAAGATTTTAACCGTGACTATTGGATGGATGCGGATGAGAGCCTTAAATACGGCATCGTAGATAAGGTTATGAAGTACTAG
- a CDS encoding 2,3,4,5-tetrahydropyridine-2,6-dicarboxylate N-succinyltransferase, producing the protein MDLESLIEEAWNDRSLINNPSHRQAIEEVIEKIDLGELRCAAPSDDGWAVNEWVKKAVVLYFPMREMHTIEVGPFEFHDKMRLKSNYKEKGVRVVPHAIARYGAFLARGVVMMPSYVNIGAYVDENTMVDTWATVGSCAQIGKNVHLSGGVGIGGVLEPLQASPVIIEDGAFIGSRSIVVEGVRVGKGAVLGANVVLTKSTHIIDVTGDEAVTFKGEVPERSVVIPGSYTKTFPAGDYQVPCALIIGQRNAGTDLKTSLNDALREYQVAV; encoded by the coding sequence ATGGATTTAGAGTCTCTTATTGAAGAAGCCTGGAACGATCGAAGTCTGATAAATAACCCTTCTCATCGCCAAGCGATTGAAGAAGTCATTGAAAAAATTGACCTGGGAGAGCTCCGCTGTGCAGCTCCTTCAGACGATGGTTGGGCTGTGAACGAATGGGTCAAGAAAGCAGTGGTTCTGTATTTTCCCATGCGGGAAATGCATACCATCGAAGTCGGTCCTTTTGAGTTTCACGATAAGATGCGGCTCAAGTCGAACTACAAAGAAAAAGGTGTTCGAGTTGTTCCGCATGCTATTGCGAGATACGGAGCTTTTTTAGCGCGTGGCGTAGTGATGATGCCCTCCTATGTCAACATTGGAGCCTACGTAGACGAAAACACCATGGTAGACACATGGGCCACTGTTGGAAGCTGTGCACAGATAGGCAAAAATGTCCATTTGAGCGGAGGAGTTGGGATCGGTGGTGTACTGGAGCCACTTCAGGCATCTCCCGTGATTATTGAAGACGGAGCATTCATAGGGTCACGCAGCATAGTCGTAGAAGGTGTGAGAGTGGGAAAAGGGGCAGTGCTCGGTGCGAACGTTGTATTGACAAAAAGCACACACATCATCGACGTAACAGGCGATGAAGCTGTCACTTTTAAAGGTGAAGTTCCTGAGAGATCCGTTGTGATACCCGGAAGTTATACGAAGACATTTCCTGCCGGAGATTATCAAGTACCGTGTGCACTGATCATTGGTCAGAGAAATGCAGGAACCGATTTAAAAACTTCATTAAACGATGCTCTTCGTGAGTATCAAGTAGCCGTCTAG
- a CDS encoding glycosyltransferase family 9 protein: MKRILIIQTAFIGDVILATPLIEKLKNFYPKAEIDFLLRKGNEGLLKDHPKINRVLIWDKKKSKYNSLAKLGREVRRNKYDLLINLQRFASSGLLTTSSKAKVKIGFAKNPFSFAFTHKFPHVIDQKMHEVQRNLSLIEELTDSSFQPPVLYPSQTDFDKIAPLKRNGAYYCVAPGSVWFTKQFPAEKWVEMIDRINHDTPVYLLGAPGDLDTCAEIQQKSVHGNIRILAGELTFLQSAALMKDARMNFVNDSAPLHIASAVNAPVTAVFCSTIPQFGFGPIGEKAFVVETQESLDCRPCGLHGKKACPKGHFKCAYTIDTSEILKVGKNKSR, encoded by the coding sequence ATGAAGAGAATTCTCATCATACAAACGGCCTTTATTGGCGATGTGATTTTGGCTACTCCGCTCATCGAGAAGCTCAAAAATTTTTATCCGAAGGCAGAAATTGATTTTCTTTTGAGAAAGGGAAATGAAGGATTACTAAAAGACCACCCCAAAATCAACCGGGTCTTGATTTGGGATAAAAAGAAATCCAAATACAATAGTCTGGCTAAGCTAGGACGCGAGGTGCGAAGAAATAAGTACGATCTCTTGATCAACCTTCAGCGCTTTGCCTCATCGGGATTACTTACGACCTCGTCCAAAGCAAAAGTTAAAATAGGATTTGCCAAAAATCCATTTTCTTTCGCCTTCACTCATAAATTCCCTCATGTCATTGACCAGAAAATGCATGAAGTCCAAAGAAACTTGAGTTTGATCGAGGAATTGACAGACAGTTCTTTTCAACCGCCTGTCCTCTACCCTTCTCAGACTGATTTCGACAAAATTGCCCCGCTAAAACGAAACGGCGCCTATTACTGCGTAGCTCCCGGATCGGTTTGGTTCACCAAGCAGTTTCCTGCTGAGAAATGGGTTGAAATGATTGATCGAATAAATCACGATACCCCGGTTTACCTCCTTGGAGCTCCCGGTGATTTAGATACCTGTGCCGAGATTCAGCAAAAGTCCGTTCACGGCAATATTCGCATTTTAGCAGGTGAACTCACCTTTTTACAATCCGCAGCTTTGATGAAAGATGCGAGAATGAACTTCGTCAATGATTCTGCCCCGCTTCATATCGCTTCTGCCGTGAATGCCCCTGTTACTGCTGTTTTCTGCAGTACTATTCCACAATTTGGCTTTGGACCAATCGGAGAGAAAGCATTCGTAGTTGAGACACAAGAAAGTCTGGATTGCAGGCCATGTGGCTTACACGGAAAAAAAGCCTGTCCGAAAGGACATTTTAAATGTGCTTATACTATTGATACTTCTGAAATCTTGAAGGTTGGAAAAAATAAATCAAGATAA
- a CDS encoding DUF427 domain-containing protein, with protein sequence MKVQAKFKGQIIAESENTKQLEGNHYFPVSDVKKEFLKTSDTETVCHWKGTASYYSIDVNGEIGSDAAWYYPEPKDAAKAIKDHIAFWRGVEVSEV encoded by the coding sequence ATGAAAGTTCAAGCCAAATTCAAAGGACAAATTATAGCTGAAAGCGAAAACACAAAGCAACTGGAAGGGAACCATTACTTTCCTGTCTCTGATGTCAAAAAGGAGTTCCTTAAAACTTCCGATACAGAAACTGTGTGTCATTGGAAAGGCACCGCATCCTACTACAGCATTGATGTAAATGGTGAAATAGGATCTGATGCTGCGTGGTATTACCCCGAGCCGAAAGACGCTGCAAAAGCCATCAAAGATCACATTGCTTTTTGGAGAGGCGTGGAAGTGAGCGAAGTTTAA
- the egtD gene encoding L-histidine N(alpha)-methyltransferase, translating into MGLAEDVAAGLSSEVKYLLSKYFYDAEGDQLFQQIMKMPEYYLTDCEYEIFSTRGADILKAFSKDSKPFDLLEFGAGDGTKTRILLKRLLENGADFRYVPIDISKDVLENLKKDLSEEFPQLTVRPENADYFSALDNVRLESDRPKLVLFIGSSIGNFREEVIHRFMAELYKKLNSGDEVLLGYDLMKNPQTILRAYNDPTGITKAFNLNILRRINRELGADFNIEAFEHYPYYDPETGLAKSYLVSLKQQIVKVDRLDQTFQFEVGEVIHTEISRKFRVEDIETYFEKAGFDVVEHFYDCKHYFVDTLVKKP; encoded by the coding sequence ATGGGATTAGCAGAAGATGTGGCCGCAGGCCTATCGTCCGAGGTTAAGTATTTACTTTCAAAATACTTTTATGATGCAGAGGGAGATCAGCTCTTTCAGCAGATTATGAAAATGCCCGAGTACTACTTAACTGATTGTGAGTATGAAATATTCTCGACCCGTGGTGCTGACATTTTGAAGGCATTCTCAAAAGATTCGAAGCCGTTTGATTTACTGGAGTTTGGAGCAGGAGATGGCACCAAAACCAGGATTCTGCTAAAGCGTCTCCTAGAAAACGGGGCAGATTTTCGCTATGTACCGATCGATATTTCAAAAGATGTCTTAGAAAACCTAAAAAAGGACCTTTCGGAAGAGTTTCCTCAATTGACAGTTCGACCTGAAAATGCGGACTATTTCTCAGCATTGGATAATGTGCGATTAGAATCAGATCGACCAAAGCTTGTACTTTTTATCGGGTCGAGTATTGGCAATTTTCGAGAAGAAGTCATCCATCGCTTTATGGCAGAGCTTTATAAAAAGCTAAATTCGGGTGATGAGGTGCTACTTGGTTATGACCTGATGAAGAATCCACAGACCATTCTTCGCGCATACAATGATCCTACGGGAATTACCAAAGCTTTTAATCTCAATATTCTGAGAAGAATTAACCGTGAATTGGGTGCAGATTTTAACATTGAAGCATTCGAGCACTATCCTTATTACGACCCCGAGACGGGATTGGCAAAAAGCTATCTGGTCAGTCTGAAACAGCAGATAGTTAAGGTTGATAGGCTAGATCAAACCTTTCAGTTTGAAGTGGGAGAGGTGATTCACACCGAAATCAGTCGTAAGTTTAGGGTAGAGGATATAGAGACTTATTTTGAGAAAGCGGGATTCGACGTTGTCGAACATTTCTACGATTGCAAGCATTACTTTGTAGACACTCTAGTAAAGAAACCATGA
- the egtB gene encoding ergothioneine biosynthesis protein EgtB, which produces MESITETKTGESTTAPKPLSMRFLEVRNRTYEICKPLKTEDYPVQPVTDVSPPKWHLAHTTWFFETFALKEFDPNYQEFDPTFGFHFNSYYNNVGERVQRSNRGAMTRPETARIFEYRKYVNEKLIDLLSTARNSKNLYDVIELGLQHEMQHQELLLTDIKYILGHQPFFPCYRVDSYIDRQLADVNFDWVKIESGLKPIGYEGDGFFFDNEKGSHQVYLEEFSIANRPITFGEYIEFIESGGYQDFNLWHSDAWEFIDQNGIVAPLFVHKIDGEWQRYTLSGLQKIKGDEILVHVSYYEAAAFAQWKGFRLPTEFEWEVASEKFNWGQCWEWTNSAYLPYPRFAKAPGALGEYNGKFMINQMVLRGASGATAPGHSRKTYRNFFHPHLQWQFAGIRLAK; this is translated from the coding sequence ATGGAATCTATTACCGAAACTAAGACTGGCGAAAGCACAACTGCTCCAAAGCCATTATCAATGCGTTTTTTGGAAGTAAGAAACAGAACCTACGAAATCTGTAAACCGCTTAAAACCGAAGACTACCCTGTTCAGCCCGTTACGGATGTATCGCCGCCAAAGTGGCATTTGGCCCACACTACTTGGTTTTTTGAGACATTCGCTCTGAAGGAGTTTGATCCGAATTACCAAGAGTTTGATCCGACTTTCGGATTTCATTTCAACAGCTATTACAACAATGTTGGGGAACGTGTACAGCGTTCAAATAGAGGGGCGATGACACGACCTGAGACTGCCCGAATCTTTGAGTATCGCAAATACGTCAATGAAAAGCTGATTGATTTGCTCAGTACAGCAAGAAACAGTAAGAATCTGTACGACGTCATTGAGCTTGGACTACAGCATGAAATGCAGCATCAGGAACTATTGCTCACGGATATTAAATACATTTTAGGGCACCAACCGTTTTTCCCATGTTACCGTGTAGATTCATATATAGATCGGCAACTAGCCGATGTGAACTTTGATTGGGTCAAAATTGAATCTGGATTAAAGCCCATTGGATACGAGGGAGATGGGTTTTTCTTTGACAATGAGAAAGGAAGTCATCAAGTTTATTTGGAAGAATTCAGTATTGCCAATAGGCCTATTACCTTCGGCGAGTACATCGAATTCATCGAATCCGGAGGCTATCAGGACTTTAATCTTTGGCATTCCGATGCATGGGAATTCATAGACCAAAATGGAATAGTCGCACCATTATTCGTCCACAAAATTGATGGAGAATGGCAGCGCTATACCTTGTCGGGATTGCAAAAGATCAAGGGAGATGAGATTCTCGTTCATGTTAGTTACTACGAAGCTGCTGCATTCGCTCAATGGAAAGGTTTTCGACTCCCCACTGAGTTTGAGTGGGAGGTAGCCTCTGAAAAGTTTAACTGGGGTCAGTGTTGGGAATGGACCAATAGTGCTTATCTACCCTATCCGCGTTTTGCCAAAGCTCCGGGAGCATTGGGAGAGTACAACGGCAAATTCATGATCAACCAAATGGTATTGCGCGGTGCATCAGGAGCTACAGCTCCCGGTCATAGCCGAAAAACGTATCGAAATTTCTTTCACCCTCACTTACAATGGCAATTCGCCGGTATTCGTCTAGCAAAATAA
- the ruvX gene encoding Holliday junction resolvase RuvX, translating into MPRILSIDYGTKRCGIAETDDMQIIASALETIERRQLFPFLDKYFKFREVNEVVVGQPFKMTGELNELEDEIQKFLHTFTQRYPKVKVHRLNEAFTSKMALESMIAAGSKKKDRRKKENIDKIAATIILQEFLENRRNQRLT; encoded by the coding sequence GTGCCTCGAATACTTTCTATTGATTACGGAACAAAGCGTTGCGGTATTGCCGAAACCGATGATATGCAGATAATTGCCAGTGCATTAGAAACCATTGAGCGCCGACAATTGTTCCCTTTCCTTGATAAATACTTCAAATTTCGTGAAGTCAATGAAGTGGTAGTCGGACAGCCTTTTAAAATGACGGGAGAACTGAATGAGTTGGAAGATGAAATTCAGAAGTTTTTGCACACATTTACGCAGCGGTATCCTAAAGTTAAAGTTCACAGACTGAATGAGGCATTTACTTCAAAGATGGCATTGGAGTCGATGATCGCAGCAGGGAGCAAAAAAAAAGACAGACGAAAGAAGGAAAATATCGATAAGATTGCCGCAACCATTATCTTGCAAGAGTTTTTAGAAAATAGAAGAAATCAACGATTAACATGA